The following proteins are encoded in a genomic region of Pyxicephalus adspersus chromosome 9, UCB_Pads_2.0, whole genome shotgun sequence:
- the FKBP2 gene encoding peptidyl-prolyl cis-trans isomerase FKBP2, translated as MNTMLLTPLWCLLVFSLLPPAFCKEGSKKLQIGVKKRVENCPIKSRKGDTLNMHYTGKLEDGTEFDSSIPRNQPFTFTLGAGQVIKGWDQGLLGMCEGEKRKLVIPPELGYGDRGAPPKIPGGATLIFEVELLSIQRRSDL; from the exons ATGAACACTATGTTACTTACGCCTTTGTGGTGCCTACTTGTTTTCTCCTTGCTACCCCCAGCTTTTTGTAAAGAGGGCAGTAAAAAGTTACAAATTGGAGTAAAGAAGAGAGTGGAAAACTGCCCCATTAAATCTCGTAAAGGGGATACCCTCAACATGCATTACACA GGGAAGCTGGAGGATGGCACAGAGTTTGATAGCAGCATACCCAGAAATCAACCTTTCACTTTCACACTAGGCGCTGGACAGGTCATCAAAGGCTGGGACCAAGGTCTGCTAGG aatgtgTGAAGGAGAGAAAAGGAAGCTGGTTATTCCTCCAGAACTTG GATATGGAGATAGAGGTGCACCACCCAAAATTCCAG GAGGAGCCACTCTTATATTTGAGGTGGAGCTTTTAAGCATTCAAAGACGTTCAGATTTGTAA